A region from the Agrococcus sp. SL85 genome encodes:
- the gatC gene encoding Asp-tRNA(Asn)/Glu-tRNA(Gln) amidotransferase subunit GatC, which produces MSEITREQVQHLAGLARIELTDDEVTSLTSELGAIVDAIAKVSEAVGPEVAATSHPVPLANVTRADVEGETLTHEQAFAGAPSHDGERFRVSAILGEEQ; this is translated from the coding sequence ATGTCCGAGATCACTCGCGAGCAGGTCCAGCACCTCGCTGGGCTCGCGCGCATCGAGCTCACCGACGACGAGGTGACGAGCCTCACGAGCGAGCTCGGCGCCATCGTCGACGCGATCGCGAAGGTCAGCGAGGCCGTCGGGCCCGAGGTGGCCGCGACGAGCCACCCGGTGCCGCTCGCGAACGTGACGCGCGCCGACGTCGAGGGCGAGACCCTCACGCACGAGCAGGCCTTCGCCGGGGCGCCGAGCCACGACGGCGAGCGCTTCCGCGTCTCGGCCATCCTGGGGGAGGAGCAGTGA
- a CDS encoding DUF1295 domain-containing protein — protein MLGKRIAVVAAAALIGALLALAGSHTGLSIGGWPIFALGVALALVVQWIAWIPAAILRTERGYDLIGSATFVAVAALGLVASAAQAGWQPRPVVLALLVVVWAARLGTFLALRVRRAPDRRFDEIKADPSRFLVAWTMQGLWVAITSGAALAAITSGRAGGIDAFLVVGGLLWLMGFAIEAVADAQKRAFRADPAQEGEFIRSGLWAWSRHPNYFGEILLWVGVAIAALPALEGWQWATLVSPAFVVLLLVRVSGLPQLERSAEERWGDRADYRAYRDATPVLVPRPPRRAG, from the coding sequence ATGCTCGGGAAGCGGATCGCCGTCGTCGCCGCGGCGGCGCTCATCGGGGCGCTGCTCGCGCTCGCGGGCTCGCACACGGGCCTGTCGATCGGGGGCTGGCCGATCTTCGCGCTCGGCGTCGCGCTCGCGCTCGTCGTGCAGTGGATCGCGTGGATCCCCGCGGCGATCCTGCGCACCGAGCGCGGCTACGACCTCATCGGCTCCGCGACCTTCGTCGCCGTCGCCGCGCTCGGCCTCGTCGCGTCGGCGGCGCAGGCCGGCTGGCAGCCGCGGCCGGTCGTGCTCGCGCTGCTCGTCGTCGTGTGGGCGGCGCGGCTCGGCACGTTCCTCGCGCTGCGGGTGCGCCGCGCGCCCGACCGCCGCTTCGACGAGATCAAGGCGGATCCCTCGCGCTTCCTCGTCGCCTGGACGATGCAGGGGCTCTGGGTCGCGATCACCTCGGGCGCCGCGCTCGCCGCGATCACGAGCGGCCGCGCGGGCGGCATCGACGCCTTCCTTGTGGTCGGCGGCCTGCTGTGGCTCATGGGCTTCGCGATCGAGGCGGTCGCGGACGCGCAGAAGCGCGCCTTCCGGGCCGATCCCGCGCAAGAGGGCGAGTTCATCCGCTCCGGACTCTGGGCCTGGTCGCGGCACCCCAACTACTTCGGCGAGATCCTGCTGTGGGTCGGTGTCGCGATCGCGGCGCTGCCCGCCCTCGAGGGCTGGCAGTGGGCGACCCTCGTCTCCCCCGCGTTCGTCGTGCTGCTGCTCGTGCGCGTGAGCGGGCTGCCGCAGCTCGAGCGCTCCGCCGAGGAGCGCTGGGGCGACCGCGCCGACTACCGCGCCTACCGGGACGCGACGCCGGTCCTGGTGCCGCGGCCGCCGCGGCGCGCCGGCTGA